In the Candidatus Cloacimonas acidaminovorans str. Evry genome, one interval contains:
- the hslO gene encoding Hsp33 family molecular chaperone HslO produces MTKDYILRGTVHNNNFRVFAVNSTNCVQTARDLHDLSPIATLLLGRMISAAAMLSWDLKDEESEITMRIDCEGDIQGAIVICTQNGFLRGYTKNPRLFYATREDNFKVGKAVGKGTLTISKDKKGTRSYFSTIELISGEIAEDLAYYYQQSEQIPTAVNLGILIDKEAKVRSAGGFIIQQLPYADKKIADVIKENIAQTPNLSDLMDMGLSIPEILSRFVFKGLQWQINAEKEIAYRCNCSYELFSKALLLLGKEELQSLKEGIKPVCLYCNKEYNFSSEDIQSLIEQLQEQK; encoded by the coding sequence ATGACTAAGGATTACATTTTACGCGGTACAGTTCATAACAATAATTTTCGGGTTTTTGCCGTTAATAGTACTAATTGTGTGCAAACCGCTCGCGATTTACATGACCTTTCTCCAATTGCCACTTTGCTTTTAGGAAGAATGATTTCAGCAGCAGCAATGCTTTCCTGGGACTTGAAAGATGAGGAAAGTGAAATTACAATGAGAATAGATTGCGAAGGTGATATTCAAGGTGCAATTGTAATCTGCACGCAAAATGGCTTTCTGCGTGGCTATACAAAAAATCCCCGCCTCTTTTATGCAACCAGAGAAGATAACTTTAAGGTAGGCAAAGCAGTCGGAAAAGGAACTTTAACTATCAGCAAAGATAAAAAAGGAACAAGATCTTATTTTAGCACTATAGAACTTATCAGCGGAGAAATTGCCGAAGACCTGGCTTACTACTATCAACAATCAGAACAAATACCTACAGCGGTAAATTTGGGAATCTTAATTGATAAAGAAGCAAAAGTGCGCTCTGCAGGAGGTTTTATTATTCAACAGCTACCTTATGCGGATAAAAAAATAGCTGATGTGATTAAGGAAAATATAGCACAAACTCCCAATCTCAGCGACTTGATGGATATGGGATTATCAATTCCCGAAATCCTTTCCCGTTTTGTGTTCAAGGGACTTCAGTGGCAAATTAACGCAGAAAAAGAAATCGCCTATCGTTGTAATTGCAGCTATGAACTATTCAGTAAGGCATTATTGCTTTTAGGAAAAGAGGAACTGCAATCACTAAAGGAAGGCATCAAACCCGTTTGCCTCTATTGCAATAAGGAATATAATTTTAGCTCTGAAGATATCCAGAGCTTAATTGAACAACTGCAGGAACAAAAATGA
- a CDS encoding SpoIID/LytB domain-containing protein, whose product MKRNYLIILLLLCLNLLAGAQFIKGELNLEINLTASPQLTITPKGKNANITIAETDGLISRNFDSAITINIMNPETLVHYAILDFTEIVYAAQDDEQAVVRDFFAWENSRLKIKKELQHFLPESFTTEEEAKQYASKQGIPIDKIKEVQLLNSTVQIQDATGNLCYMETPLKIHSEEEIYFNRDSYDYSGDFILKTVKKQIILNQLLPLETYLAGVVQNEIGDNAPPEALKAQIVAARTHALTLLLNNKHKTDGYDLCNSTHCQVYKGKYLLNEQILQAVYECASEVLFYNGNLAETTYHSCCGGKTEAADIIWKGKPIDYLKGVTCLNAVNSFDLSKEKDAREWIDKPLAEEEMSSWERGALSWHKSISLNQLAKNAGLSSISRIEILQRGSSGRITKVKLIGNETISLNSEYQIRQVFGNLLSSFFYIEGPYQIANGTVIIIPKPNIKIKGRGAGHGVGMCQVGALRMARKGTKYEEILQHYYPGTTINKDWIDD is encoded by the coding sequence ATGAAGCGTAACTACCTGATAATTTTGCTGCTACTTTGTCTTAACTTGCTTGCTGGAGCCCAATTTATAAAAGGTGAACTCAACCTGGAAATCAATTTAACTGCTTCTCCTCAACTAACTATTACTCCCAAAGGGAAAAATGCCAATATAACTATAGCAGAAACGGATGGACTAATATCGCGCAATTTTGATTCCGCTATCACAATTAACATTATGAATCCGGAAACCCTTGTCCATTATGCTATTCTGGACTTTACAGAGATTGTTTATGCAGCCCAGGATGATGAACAAGCGGTAGTTAGGGATTTTTTTGCCTGGGAAAATTCCCGCCTGAAAATTAAAAAGGAGCTTCAACACTTTCTGCCGGAAAGTTTTACTACGGAAGAAGAGGCAAAACAATATGCCTCTAAACAGGGTATTCCTATAGATAAAATCAAAGAAGTGCAATTGCTTAATTCCACTGTTCAGATTCAAGATGCTACGGGAAATCTTTGCTATATGGAAACACCCCTGAAAATTCATTCCGAGGAAGAAATCTATTTTAACCGAGATAGCTATGATTATAGCGGCGATTTTATTCTCAAGACCGTAAAAAAACAGATTATCTTGAATCAATTATTGCCTTTAGAGACCTATCTTGCCGGAGTAGTGCAAAATGAAATTGGTGACAATGCTCCCCCAGAAGCACTTAAAGCACAAATAGTTGCAGCAAGAACTCATGCCCTAACTTTGCTATTGAATAACAAACATAAAACCGATGGTTACGATTTATGCAATTCTACTCACTGCCAGGTTTATAAAGGAAAATATTTGCTGAATGAACAAATCCTGCAAGCTGTTTATGAATGTGCTTCAGAGGTTTTGTTTTATAACGGAAATCTTGCTGAAACAACCTATCATAGTTGCTGTGGAGGAAAAACGGAAGCAGCTGATATTATCTGGAAAGGTAAACCGATTGATTATTTAAAAGGTGTCACCTGTCTCAATGCAGTTAATTCCTTTGATTTAAGCAAAGAAAAAGATGCTCGCGAGTGGATAGATAAACCTTTGGCAGAAGAAGAAATGAGTTCCTGGGAACGCGGTGCGCTTTCCTGGCATAAATCCATTTCACTTAATCAATTGGCAAAAAATGCAGGTTTAAGTTCCATCAGCAGAATTGAAATTCTTCAGCGCGGCTCTTCCGGACGCATCACTAAAGTAAAACTGATCGGAAATGAGACAATTAGCTTAAATAGCGAATATCAAATCCGTCAGGTTTTCGGAAACCTGCTTTCGTCGTTCTTTTATATTGAAGGTCCTTACCAAATTGCTAATGGTACTGTAATAATTATCCCCAAGCCAAATATAAAAATTAAAGGCAGAGGTGCAGGTCATGGAGTTGGAATGTGTCAGGTTGGAGCTTTGCGAATGGCAAGAAAAGGAACAAAATATGAGGAAATTTTACAGCACTATTATCCGGGAACAACAATAAACAAGGATTGGATTGATGACTAA
- the metG gene encoding methionine--tRNA ligase — MKYLVTSALPYANGKLHIGHLAGAYLPADIFVRYLRLKGEDVIYICGTDEHGTPISITADKEGITPQEVVNYYHNSIKKAFEGIGIEFDNFSGTSRPPHYKLAADFFLQLYNKGYIKPKNTLQFYCEKDKRYLPDRYVEGICPLCGFEDARGDQCDKCGQIYETTTLIEPKCKICGSTPVIKETKHWFLQLEGFREKLKRWLATKDYWKENVRNFILGLLDQGLVERSVTRDLSWGVPVPLPEAKGKVLYVWFDAPIGYISATVEWAEKIGQPEKWKEYWLNPETRLIHFIGKDNIIFHSLIWPSMLMGQDTIYCLPYDIPANEFMNLEGKKISTSKNWAIWVDEFIQDFDSEYLRYYLAVNAPERQDSDFSFKDFQNKINIELNNTLGNLANRVFAFANKNFEGKITACALSETANKAIAEADKLLKEIEENYLNYQVKKNTRLIMDIARLGNRYFDENKPWAQLKENRDATNETLYVCSNLLAKISVAFSPIMPRSMRYLRQMMNLDDNCKFSEAYNLLGDIVLNEIKPLFRKIEDKEIEAQIAKLHSQAIINEGDKSDFNTPEIAPLKELISYDDFAKLDLRLAKVLTAERVPQTDKLLKLKVDIGIEQRELIAGIAVDYEPNNLIGKTVLMLVNLEPRKIRGITSQGMILAADSNGKLLLLIPDGEGIPGAVVQ; from the coding sequence ATGAAATATTTAGTTACCAGCGCCCTTCCTTACGCTAATGGAAAATTGCATATCGGACATTTAGCCGGGGCTTATTTACCGGCAGATATTTTTGTTCGCTATTTGCGTTTGAAGGGTGAAGATGTTATTTACATTTGTGGAACGGATGAACATGGCACTCCAATATCCATAACAGCTGATAAAGAAGGAATTACACCTCAGGAAGTAGTAAATTATTATCATAATAGTATTAAAAAAGCATTTGAGGGTATCGGTATTGAATTTGATAATTTCAGCGGAACTTCCCGTCCCCCTCATTATAAACTTGCTGCTGACTTCTTTCTGCAATTATATAATAAGGGTTATATCAAACCCAAAAACACGCTCCAGTTTTACTGCGAAAAAGATAAACGCTATCTCCCTGATAGATATGTGGAAGGAATTTGTCCCCTTTGCGGTTTTGAAGATGCAAGAGGTGATCAGTGTGATAAATGCGGTCAAATTTACGAAACGACAACCTTGATTGAGCCGAAATGTAAAATATGCGGTTCAACTCCCGTAATTAAAGAGACCAAACACTGGTTTTTGCAACTGGAAGGATTTCGCGAAAAACTTAAACGCTGGCTTGCCACAAAGGACTATTGGAAAGAAAATGTGCGGAATTTTATTCTGGGTTTGCTTGACCAGGGTTTAGTTGAACGCTCCGTTACCAGGGATTTATCCTGGGGAGTTCCTGTTCCCCTTCCCGAAGCAAAAGGCAAAGTTCTTTATGTTTGGTTTGACGCTCCCATAGGATATATTTCAGCTACTGTGGAATGGGCAGAAAAAATAGGTCAACCGGAAAAATGGAAGGAATATTGGTTAAATCCTGAAACCCGTTTAATTCATTTTATCGGAAAGGATAATATTATCTTTCATTCGCTTATTTGGCCCTCAATGCTGATGGGACAGGATACTATCTATTGCCTGCCTTATGATATTCCGGCAAATGAATTTATGAATTTGGAAGGAAAAAAAATATCTACCAGTAAGAATTGGGCAATTTGGGTAGACGAATTCATTCAGGATTTTGACAGTGAGTATCTGCGTTATTATTTGGCAGTTAACGCTCCCGAAAGACAAGATTCCGATTTCAGTTTTAAGGATTTTCAAAATAAGATAAATATTGAGCTGAATAATACCTTGGGCAACCTTGCCAACCGGGTTTTTGCCTTTGCTAACAAGAATTTTGAGGGTAAAATAACTGCCTGCGCCTTAAGTGAAACGGCTAATAAGGCAATAGCTGAAGCAGATAAGCTCTTAAAAGAAATTGAGGAAAATTATCTGAACTATCAAGTGAAGAAAAATACGCGTCTGATAATGGATATAGCTCGGTTGGGAAACCGCTATTTTGACGAAAACAAGCCCTGGGCACAGCTGAAAGAAAATAGAGATGCAACTAACGAAACACTTTATGTTTGCTCTAATTTACTGGCAAAAATATCCGTTGCCTTTAGTCCAATTATGCCAAGGTCTATGCGGTATTTAAGGCAGATGATGAATTTGGATGATAATTGCAAGTTCAGCGAAGCATATAATTTATTGGGAGATATCGTTTTAAACGAAATTAAACCCCTTTTCCGGAAAATAGAGGATAAAGAAATTGAAGCACAGATTGCCAAACTGCATTCACAAGCAATAATAAATGAAGGTGACAAATCGGATTTTAACACTCCGGAAATAGCTCCGCTGAAAGAGTTAATCAGTTATGATGACTTTGCCAAATTGGATTTGCGCTTAGCCAAAGTATTAACCGCAGAAAGAGTTCCTCAAACGGATAAACTGTTAAAATTAAAGGTAGATATCGGCATTGAACAACGCGAATTGATTGCCGGAATTGCAGTTGATTACGAACCAAATAATTTAATTGGTAAAACCGTTTTAATGCTGGTAAATCTTGAACCGCGAAAAATTAGAGGAATAACTTCGCAGGGAATGATTCTGGCTGCCGATTCCAACGGAAAATTACTGCTTTTAATTCCTGACGGAGAAGGAATTCCTGGTGCAGTTGTGCAATAA
- a CDS encoding aspartate kinase yields MKKFGGTSVGNIDLIRNIAHRLTSEYHKGEGLVLVVSAMAKTTDELFSLAYGISKHPSRRELDMLLTAGERISMSLLSLALMEEGIPSISFTGSQSGIITDEKHGNARILKVNAFRIQEELEKGKVVIVAGFQGVSTSKEITTLGRGGSDTSAVALACYLKANKCEIYTDVDGVFTADPKLVEKPKLLRQISPELMLTLCYNGSKVLHPRAVEYALKYGVEVEVKSSFTFAPGSLITNKMTENNEENNMEERKVTAIAHKNALLRYTFPLNVKVLKTLSDWYYEIYKSFVNEGLLELFVESKYETEVDYFLQERNTKPISKKGDLAFVNLIGLGLGHDPAFLATVMENCQNFNILRSFNNEQSIELLLPDQNCAAAVKTLHKIYIEEQV; encoded by the coding sequence GTGAAAAAATTCGGCGGAACTTCAGTTGGTAACATTGATTTAATCCGTAACATAGCTCATAGATTAACCAGTGAATACCACAAAGGAGAAGGTCTTGTTTTAGTTGTTTCGGCGATGGCTAAAACAACGGATGAACTATTTTCTTTAGCTTACGGGATTTCCAAGCATCCATCGCGTCGGGAATTGGATATGTTATTGACGGCTGGTGAACGGATCAGTATGAGTTTATTGTCGTTAGCTTTAATGGAAGAAGGAATTCCCTCTATTTCATTTACCGGTTCTCAAAGCGGAATAATAACCGATGAAAAGCATGGTAATGCCCGGATTTTGAAAGTAAATGCCTTTCGCATACAAGAAGAACTGGAAAAGGGAAAAGTAGTTATTGTAGCGGGTTTTCAAGGTGTTAGCACCAGTAAAGAAATAACTACTTTGGGACGTGGCGGTTCTGATACTTCTGCAGTTGCTTTAGCTTGTTATTTAAAGGCAAATAAATGCGAAATTTATACAGATGTGGACGGAGTTTTTACTGCTGATCCCAAGCTTGTGGAAAAGCCGAAATTATTGAGACAAATCAGCCCGGAGCTGATGTTAACTCTTTGTTATAATGGCTCTAAGGTCTTACATCCCCGAGCTGTGGAATACGCTCTTAAATACGGTGTGGAAGTGGAAGTAAAATCATCTTTCACTTTTGCACCCGGTTCGCTGATAACCAATAAAATGACAGAAAACAATGAGGAAAATAATATGGAAGAACGCAAGGTGACTGCTATTGCTCATAAAAATGCATTACTGAGATATACTTTCCCGCTTAATGTAAAAGTGCTGAAAACTCTTAGCGACTGGTATTATGAAATTTATAAAAGCTTTGTCAATGAAGGTCTTCTGGAACTTTTTGTAGAAAGCAAATATGAAACGGAAGTGGACTATTTTCTGCAGGAAAGAAATACAAAGCCAATCAGCAAAAAAGGCGATTTGGCTTTTGTAAATCTTATCGGATTGGGTTTAGGTCACGACCCTGCTTTTTTGGCAACTGTAATGGAAAACTGCCAAAATTTTAACATCCTGCGGAGCTTTAATAACGAACAAAGCATAGAACTTCTACTGCCAGACCAAAATTGTGCCGCAGCGGTAAAAACCCTGCATAAAATTTATATTGAGGAACAGGTATGA
- a CDS encoding C25 family cysteine peptidase, which translates to MKTTKIAILILMCLFSALFAETIIPIEKPLSVVSQNAGKIKLQLQVPELHIEDIDNSNFKILSMQGAETTAETGFPELPVFSAWIAIPPKGDIEIKVTGGEIITQKGFIPKPVFATKEQEIASEYNKIAYRSASLYPANSYSYSQPQIIRDFRVVQITLNPVHYVAETQELKIQKQMEVEIEIKDRPGINEMDEYNGYSYAFTNLYESMIANFDYYRNANLAPEPARILLIYGNNTDPIFTAKLNEFVAWKRQKGYDVNFVSTAETGGASTQAIKNYIQTQYDNPSTRPDFIILLGDTNGSYTIPTYTEQMSTYGGEGDYPYTFLAGNDYLGDAFIGRISAENISQLDVLFTKIYAVEKNINVSGNAGAWVNKMLLIGDPGNSGISTIYVNKFIKELAKRTNPDYTFLENYSSGFPAYINNGFNQGVAFFNYRGWLGLSGWSPSASLINGNKLPHSTILTCSTGNFENSNATTEDLIRLGTSAAPAGAITAIGMATSGTHTTFNNCLNAGIYDGIFTYGMRSMGEALLNAKLYIKQVYGSTFDQQANYFAHWCNLMGDPTVEVFTQIPDIFNLTCADILPLGSNLLDVEVTNSSGTGVKDACVTLYSPAQNIIVGRDYTDSEGKATINISGGVLNELTVTVSKHNYKPFQKVVTIDPTGSLVYLNKIVIDNGTNGSYGNGDSFATAGETIALSLEIKNTTSATVPATTAILSADDPYITILNSESSFDAIGSNATLWSNSVFTFSIVNNLPAQHNVRFTLQLTTADQNVYSFVFHTVIYNALLLVHNSSISAGGNNILDPGENGFLSLTIKNNSIAPVFDVYAELSSLNDLITVTDSTSYVGSILGNSLGITVEGFEVFARPLLIPGMQMPLRLHLYNEWGFDQYTEFNIQIGSVNSHTPLGPDAFGYFIYDITDTTYPDCPVYEWIEINPSLGGAGTKITAFSDPGSSTDEGDQTGAVTLQQIALPFTFPFYGIDYNQITVCVNGFIVMGFTENGEFRNYHLPGGYGPSPMLAPFWDDLCLISDAGIYKYYDSQNHYFIIEYYKMRNGYNRSSLETFEVIFYDPVFYPTSMGQGMVKFQYQDFNNVDIGQGGYSPSHGNFCTIGIKDHTNTIGLEYTFNNQYPSAAAPITNFSALLITTAPVLYESPFLVLNEVIINDSNFNRIAEPGETIELGIELMNIGLGTATQVQLSAFCASEYAVLLNAISNYSNILGDATAINNTPITLQIDANCPDAAEIPINLHLSISDNSWDFPIYITVHKPDIQYSGMYMNDCITGNGNGLIDPGETLDLIINFANTTPVSATNISGTITCLSEYVTVHNNSCIISSLPAGGISQAIYNITISPNVLVGNNLTFYLTYLADFTSVHSEQLVLSVGTTGMNADFENNNGNFVPNPSSNGWEWGQSTVVGAHSGTKVWGTRLNSPYPNNANYQLTTPSVYIGSNFMLEFWHYYNSEANYDGGNVKISTNGGTTWTLLTPVGGYPNANLSVLNGPGYSGNSGGWVFARFNLSIYANQSVQFRFTFASDSGITGDGWFIDDVRTTGFVEFAGKVFGTVTSSNSAIDFSIVNVQNSASWISHPDNEGNYAIYLPIGSHSIWASADGYKNSTSTVITISLANPLVQQDFYLGYFAPVSGISYMVADSVLTLTWNPPSEPEFPLIHYEIYRRINAGAFALTGITDMSVYTETLRELGTDYYFYVVCVYSEGSSMPSEILHYNYLTDIEDNVNPALITQLLNNYPNPFNPETTIRFTLQETAPAKLYVYNIKGQLVKKLIDEVLPSGMHQIVWNGKDNNNRNVASGMYFYRLESKNYSCIKKMLLLK; encoded by the coding sequence ATGAAAACAACTAAAATCGCCATTCTAATCCTGATGTGTTTGTTCAGTGCTTTATTTGCAGAAACAATTATTCCGATAGAAAAACCCCTTTCCGTGGTTTCTCAGAATGCAGGAAAGATAAAACTGCAATTACAGGTTCCCGAACTGCATATTGAAGATATTGATAACAGCAACTTTAAAATTCTGAGTATGCAAGGTGCAGAAACAACAGCGGAAACAGGGTTTCCTGAATTGCCCGTTTTTTCTGCTTGGATTGCTATTCCTCCAAAAGGAGATATAGAAATAAAAGTGACCGGAGGAGAGATTATTACCCAAAAGGGGTTTATTCCTAAACCGGTTTTTGCCACAAAAGAACAGGAAATTGCAAGCGAATATAACAAAATAGCTTATCGTAGTGCTTCCTTATATCCTGCAAATAGTTACAGCTATAGTCAACCCCAAATTATCCGTGATTTCAGGGTTGTGCAGATTACTCTTAATCCGGTTCATTATGTAGCAGAAACGCAAGAACTGAAAATCCAAAAACAGATGGAAGTTGAAATAGAGATTAAGGACAGACCGGGAATCAATGAAATGGATGAATACAACGGCTATTCTTATGCCTTCACCAATCTTTATGAATCTATGATTGCCAATTTTGATTATTACCGGAATGCCAATTTAGCGCCTGAACCTGCCAGAATTCTTCTGATTTATGGCAACAATACCGATCCTATTTTTACTGCCAAACTGAATGAATTTGTTGCCTGGAAAAGGCAAAAGGGTTATGATGTAAATTTTGTAAGCACAGCTGAAACCGGAGGAGCTTCTACTCAGGCAATTAAGAACTATATCCAAACGCAATATGATAATCCTTCTACGCGTCCCGATTTTATTATCCTTTTAGGTGATACTAACGGAAGTTATACCATTCCTACATATACTGAACAAATGTCCACTTATGGAGGTGAAGGGGATTATCCTTATACTTTTTTAGCGGGTAACGATTATTTGGGAGACGCTTTTATCGGTAGAATTTCAGCAGAAAATATCAGTCAATTGGATGTGCTTTTTACTAAAATTTATGCTGTGGAAAAGAATATCAATGTATCCGGAAATGCAGGTGCCTGGGTAAATAAAATGTTGCTGATTGGAGACCCTGGTAACAGTGGAATTTCTACCATCTATGTAAATAAATTCATCAAGGAATTGGCAAAAAGAACAAATCCCGATTATACTTTTCTGGAGAATTATTCCAGCGGATTTCCTGCCTATATTAACAATGGTTTTAATCAGGGAGTTGCCTTTTTCAATTATCGCGGTTGGTTAGGACTGAGTGGTTGGAGTCCATCCGCCAGTTTGATCAATGGAAATAAGCTGCCTCATTCTACAATTCTTACCTGTAGCACCGGTAATTTTGAAAATAGTAATGCTACCACTGAGGATTTAATTCGTTTAGGAACTTCTGCAGCTCCTGCTGGAGCAATTACAGCAATTGGAATGGCTACCAGTGGAACTCATACTACTTTTAACAATTGTTTGAATGCCGGAATTTATGACGGGATTTTTACTTATGGAATGCGCAGTATGGGAGAAGCATTGTTAAATGCCAAATTATATATTAAGCAGGTTTATGGTTCTACTTTTGATCAACAGGCGAATTATTTTGCCCACTGGTGTAATTTAATGGGAGACCCTACGGTAGAGGTTTTTACTCAAATTCCTGATATTTTTAACCTCACTTGTGCAGATATTTTACCTTTAGGCAGTAATCTTTTGGATGTGGAAGTTACAAATTCCTCTGGGACGGGAGTAAAAGATGCCTGTGTAACACTTTATAGTCCTGCCCAGAATATTATAGTTGGCAGAGATTATACCGACAGTGAAGGTAAGGCAACTATCAATATTTCAGGCGGGGTGCTAAATGAGCTGACGGTTACCGTTTCCAAACATAATTATAAACCCTTCCAAAAAGTTGTAACAATTGACCCTACAGGTTCTCTTGTTTATTTAAACAAAATAGTTATTGATAACGGCACTAATGGCAGTTACGGTAATGGCGATAGTTTTGCTACTGCAGGAGAAACCATAGCTCTAAGCTTGGAAATTAAAAATACAACTTCAGCAACAGTTCCAGCAACAACAGCCATTCTTTCTGCCGATGATCCTTATATTACTATTTTAAATTCTGAAAGCAGTTTTGACGCTATTGGCAGTAATGCCACGCTTTGGTCTAATTCTGTATTTACTTTCAGCATAGTAAACAATTTACCTGCTCAGCATAATGTGCGTTTTACATTGCAATTAACAACTGCTGATCAAAATGTATATTCCTTTGTATTTCATACTGTTATCTATAATGCTTTGTTGCTTGTTCACAACTCTTCAATATCTGCAGGAGGAAATAATATTCTTGATCCGGGTGAAAATGGTTTTCTTTCCTTAACCATTAAAAATAATTCCATTGCTCCTGTCTTTGATGTTTATGCCGAATTATCTTCTTTGAACGATCTGATAACGGTTACGGATTCTACTTCTTATGTGGGTTCCATCTTGGGAAACAGTTTGGGAATTACTGTAGAAGGTTTTGAGGTCTTTGCCCGACCTTTATTGATTCCTGGAATGCAAATGCCGTTGCGTTTACACCTATATAACGAATGGGGCTTTGATCAATATACCGAGTTTAACATTCAAATAGGCAGTGTTAATTCTCACACACCTTTAGGACCCGATGCTTTCGGCTATTTTATTTATGATATAACCGATACCACTTATCCTGATTGTCCCGTTTATGAATGGATAGAAATCAATCCTTCCTTGGGAGGAGCGGGAACAAAAATAACCGCTTTTTCCGATCCCGGTTCTTCAACTGACGAAGGAGATCAAACCGGGGCAGTCACTTTACAGCAAATAGCTTTGCCTTTCACTTTTCCTTTTTATGGCATTGACTACAATCAAATTACAGTTTGCGTGAATGGTTTTATAGTAATGGGGTTTACTGAAAATGGCGAATTTCGGAACTATCATCTTCCTGGCGGTTATGGTCCTTCTCCAATGTTGGCTCCTTTTTGGGATGATCTGTGTTTAATTAGTGATGCTGGAATATATAAATATTACGATAGCCAAAATCATTACTTTATAATTGAATATTACAAAATGCGTAATGGATACAATCGTTCTTCTCTGGAGACCTTTGAAGTTATTTTTTATGATCCCGTTTTCTATCCTACTTCAATGGGGCAGGGAATGGTTAAATTTCAATATCAGGATTTCAATAATGTGGATATCGGGCAGGGAGGATACAGTCCTTCGCATGGCAATTTCTGCACTATCGGAATTAAAGATCATACGAATACTATAGGGCTGGAATATACTTTTAACAATCAATATCCCAGTGCAGCAGCTCCCATAACAAATTTTTCAGCTCTGTTGATTACTACGGCTCCTGTTTTATACGAATCACCTTTTCTGGTACTGAATGAAGTAATTATAAATGATTCCAACTTTAATCGGATAGCCGAACCGGGAGAAACAATTGAACTGGGTATTGAACTAATGAATATAGGATTAGGCACAGCTACACAAGTTCAATTAAGTGCTTTTTGTGCAAGCGAATATGCTGTTCTGCTCAATGCTATCAGCAATTACAGTAATATTTTAGGAGATGCAACAGCGATAAATAATACCCCAATTACTCTTCAAATTGATGCCAATTGTCCCGATGCAGCTGAAATCCCCATCAATTTGCATCTCAGCATTTCAGATAACAGCTGGGATTTTCCTATTTATATTACTGTTCATAAACCTGATATACAATATAGTGGAATGTATATGAATGATTGCATTACAGGAAATGGAAACGGACTTATTGATCCGGGTGAAACACTTGATTTGATTATCAACTTTGCCAATACCACTCCTGTTTCCGCTACTAATATTAGTGGCACAATCACTTGCCTTTCGGAATATGTTACTGTTCATAACAATTCCTGCATTATTTCTTCCTTACCTGCAGGCGGAATAAGTCAGGCAATATATAATATAACTATTTCTCCGAATGTGCTAGTTGGGAATAATCTTACTTTCTATCTTACATATTTGGCTGATTTTACAAGTGTTCATAGTGAGCAATTGGTTTTAAGTGTAGGCACTACAGGTATGAATGCCGATTTTGAAAATAATAACGGAAATTTTGTTCCCAATCCTTCATCCAACGGTTGGGAATGGGGTCAATCAACTGTTGTCGGAGCTCATTCCGGAACTAAGGTCTGGGGAACACGATTGAATAGTCCTTATCCTAATAATGCTAATTACCAGCTTACTACACCGAGTGTTTATATCGGCAGCAATTTTATGCTGGAATTCTGGCATTATTATAATTCAGAAGCAAATTATGATGGGGGCAATGTTAAAATTTCTACAAACGGGGGAACAACCTGGACTTTGCTTACTCCGGTAGGTGGTTATCCAAACGCAAATTTGAGTGTGTTAAACGGGCCAGGTTATAGTGGAAACAGTGGTGGCTGGGTTTTTGCCCGTTTCAATCTTTCAATTTATGCCAATCAGAGTGTTCAATTCCGTTTTACTTTTGCGAGTGATAGTGGTATTACAGGAGATGGATGGTTTATAGATGATGTTCGCACTACAGGTTTTGTTGAATTTGCGGGAAAGGTTTTCGGAACGGTAACCAGCAGTAATTCTGCTATTGATTTCAGCATAGTTAATGTGCAAAATTCCGCTTCCTGGATTAGCCATCCTGATAATGAAGGAAACTACGCAATTTATCTCCCTATTGGCTCGCATTCAATTTGGGCTTCTGCAGATGGCTATAAAAATTCTACTTCTACTGTGATCACAATTTCTCTGGCTAACCCTTTAGTTCAGCAGGACTTTTATCTGGGTTATTTTGCTCCCGTTTCGGGAATTAGCTATATGGTAGCCGATAGCGTTTTAACCCTTACCTGGAATCCTCCTTCTGAACCGGAATTTCCTTTAATACACTATGAAATTTATCGTAGAATTAATGCCGGAGCTTTTGCATTGACAGGAATTACCGATATGTCTGTTTATACGGAAACATTAAGAGAATTAGGCACGGATTATTATTTTTATGTGGTTTGCGTTTATTCGGAGGGCAGCAGTATGCCTTCAGAGATTTTGCACTACAATTATCTTACAGATATTGAAGATAATGTGAATCCTGCTCTTATAACTCAATTGTTAAATAATTATCCTAATCCTTTCAATCCGGAAACAACTATCAGATTTACTTTGCAGGAAACGGCTCCGGCTAAACTTTATGTATATAACATTAAAGGACAACTGGTGAAAAAGCTGATAGACGAAGTTTTACCTTCGGGAATGCATCAAATTGTCTGGAACGGAAAAGATAACAACAACCGCAATGTGGCTTCCGGAATGTATTTCTACCGGCTGGAAAGTAAAAATTATTCCTGCATAAAAAAAATGCTCCTCTTGAAATGA